The following nucleotide sequence is from Micromonospora sp. WMMD1120.
CTCTGGACTGCGCCGCACACCCGACCCAGCCAGGGCACGGCCGGCGAAGCAGCAGTCCAGGACCACCACGACCGCAGCGGCCGGGCACGACGTGACGGCCTCCCGAATGGCGGCCACCGACAGAGCCTGGTGAGCGGCGAGCCCGGGAACCAGCCGATCCGTGCCGGTGGCCGCGAGGTACAGTTCACCGCCGGGACCGAGTAGACCGTGGCCGACGTAATAGACGAGCAGGACGCTGTCAGCGGCCCGGGCGGCCTCGGCGATCGCGGCGGCCATGGTCGCCGCGTCGGGTGGGTCGACCAGCAGGCGCAGCCGGTCCGGACGGACGCCGCAGCGATCGAGGAGCCGTTGGCGCAGCGCCATCACGCTCCGAGCCGCCGCCGGCACCGGGGTCAGCGTCGGCCCCTCGTGTCCTGCGGTGCCGATCAGCAGTATCCGTACGCCGGCACCGGCCAGGTCTGTCACTGCGGCGGCGGGTCGGGAGGCAACTCCCGCCCCAACAGCCGGGTCAACCGGTCGACCTCGTCACGCACGGCCGCCTCGTCCAACTTGCGTACCCGGAACGCCGACACCTCCACCTCGCCGCCGTCAGCCGAGGTGACCCGGATCGTCACGTCCGAGGTGCGGTGGCGCAGCCAGGAGATCACGGCAACCGTCATGGCCGCGACCGCGCCGCCCGGCCCGAGGGCGACCAGCAGCGCCTCCAGAACGGGCCCCAGTCTGCCGGGCGGCGGCGGGGACTGTTCCATGGTCACGCGGCCGCGCAGCTCGGGCGCGTCGAGTAGCCACTCGTACAGGAATCGCAGCTCGTCTTCGGCATCCGGTGCAAGTGCCCTGATCCGTAGGTGTTCCACAGCGTCATACTGCTACGCGACGACAACTCTACGCATCCCCAGGCCGCGGCATGAGCCACGAACTGCTCGTCGACGCGGCCGTCGAGCACCTCTCGGCATGGCCGAGCGCGAAGGAGAACGGCCGACGCAACGGCGACGCCGCTGTGATCGACAGTGCCACAATGCTCAGCTACATCCGCCCGGTCGAGGCAGGTCGCGCCCACGCCGCCATCTTCGATCGCTACCGCGAGTGTCGACGGCGCTGGCCACCCCTGATTGCTACGCCCACACCTCCGGCCGCCAGAACCTGCTCGCCAAGATCCTGCAACCTCTCACCTGCTCGCCGCCGCTGAACGGGCCGGAAACGATGTCTTCACCCACCCCGATTCACCAGTCGTTCGCCCCTGCGGGCGCGAGTCCCCCGCCCTACCGCTGAGGGGGCGGACTGGGCGGGTCGTGCTCCGCGGCGAGCACGCGGTACGCGGCGAGGCCTTCGAGGGTGCCTCTCATCCAACGCCGCCGGCCGTCGTTCGGGCCCGCCGCAGGCCGGCCAGGGGCTTTGACACACGCCCTAACGGCCCGCCGGCCGACTCGCTCCGTGGCCGCCTTACCGACACAGGGGGCGCCGCCCGCCGTTCACGACGAACGACACCTTCGGCGACCCGCCGCGGCGGCTGTTGCAGCCGACGCGCGACGTGGCGGTCCGCCGGGCCGAGCAGATCCTTCGGGCCGCTGGCGTGAAGGCCGACATCGTCCGGCGCAGCCCGGCGACGTCGTGATCGTGTTCGTCGGCCCGCACGGCGGTCCCTGACGAAGCACTACCATGCGCGGTTCATCACCAGAGCGCCTGACCCCCCGTGGTCGAGTTGCGGTGATCCTGCGGTCAACCGCGTGGCGCTCGGTCCGCCGGAGCGTCACGACGCTGAGCTGCACGGCTCGGCTGCCCGGGGATGGTGCCGTCAGGACGAGTCGCGGCCCCCGCAGCCACAGCCTTGGATGTGCGGCGGTGGAGCGTGAGAGTCACGACCAGCACGACAAACGCTCCGACGATCAGCCCGAGGATCGCGCTGGCCACCGTGTTGACGAGCCAGCCGACGAGCCCGCCGAGAACACCCGCGGCGTCGTGGGCGGCGACCTCCACATGGTGCACGGCCTCGTACAGGAAGTGCAGGTTCAGCTCGTTCGTGCCTAGCAGCAGGATGTGCCCACCCACCCACAGCATCGCCGCGGTGCCGACCACCGTCAGCACGGTGAGGACCGCCGGCATCGCCCTCACCAGACCACGGCCGAACGTGGCGACGGCGCCCGACCGTTGCGACAGGCGCAGCCCGGCGTCGTCCATCTTGACGATCAGAGCCACCACGCCGTACACCAGAACGGTTATGACGACGGCGACGACAGCCAGGATCACCAGGCGGGACCAGAACGCCTCATCGATCACCTCGTTGAGGCTGATGACCATGATCTCCGCCGAGAGGATCAGGTCGGTTCGTACCGCCCCGGACACCAGTGTCGTCTCGTCCTGCACCTGTTCCTCGCCCGCGCCGGAGGCACCGTGATGGGCGATCTTGGCCCACACCTTCTCTGCGCCTTCGTAACAGAGGTAGGCGCCGCCGAGCATGAGGATCGGGGTGAGCAGCCAGGGCACGAACTGACTGAGCAGCAGCACCGCCGGCAGGATGATGAGGAACTTGTTGCGCAGCGACCCCACGGCAATGCGCTTGATGATCGGCAACTCACGCTCGGCCGCCAGGCTCCGCACGTACTGCGGCGTGACGGCGGCATCGTCGACGACGACGCCCGCAGCCTTGGCGCCGGCCTTGGCGGCGGCCGCCCCGATGTCATCGATCGACGCGGCAGCGGCCCGGGCCAGCACCGCCACGTCATCCAGCAGGGCTACGAGTCCACCGGCCAAGGGAGGGTCCTTCCAGGGGTTGCGGTTCGAACTGGCCCATTCTCGCTCAGGTCCCTGCGCCCGGCACGCCACCGCCCGGTCCCATTTCGGCGGGAGTTCGAGGTGAGCGACCATCCTGCTCGGCCGGCGGCCCGCCACCACCGCGCCCGGGTCATCACCTAGCGCCAGCTCGGGACGCCACTCCCGCTCTGACCTGGAGGACAAACGTGGAGGCCCGGTACCAACAACTTGCCCAGGCTGATGTCGTCGACGTAGGTGCCGTCGATCAGGAATTCGTCGATGTGTCGGCCTTCGACGGCGTAACCGTGCTGTTCGTAGAGCCGGATGGCGCCGGTGTTGGTTCCGAGGACGCGCAGTCCGACTTTCTTCGCACCCTGTGCGCCGGCAAGGCGTTCGGCGGCCGAGAGCAGGGCCGAGGCGATGTTCATACGGCGGGCTTGCTCGGCCACCATCAGGTTCCACAGGCCGAAGACGTGGGCCCCTTCCGGGAGCGGGGTCGTCCGGT
It contains:
- a CDS encoding DUF808 domain-containing protein, which encodes MAGGLVALLDDVAVLARAAAASIDDIGAAAAKAGAKAAGVVVDDAAVTPQYVRSLAAERELPIIKRIAVGSLRNKFLIILPAVLLLSQFVPWLLTPILMLGGAYLCYEGAEKVWAKIAHHGASGAGEEQVQDETTLVSGAVRTDLILSAEIMVISLNEVIDEAFWSRLVILAVVAVVITVLVYGVVALIVKMDDAGLRLSQRSGAVATFGRGLVRAMPAVLTVLTVVGTAAMLWVGGHILLLGTNELNLHFLYEAVHHVEVAAHDAAGVLGGLVGWLVNTVASAILGLIVGAFVVLVVTLTLHRRTSKAVAAGAATRPDGTIPGQPSRAAQRRDAPADRAPRG